One segment of Pseudomonas sp. FP2196 DNA contains the following:
- a CDS encoding PP0621 family protein, whose product MLRLLFWIALIFAAIWLWRKFKTPASSAQSSREQDAAPMVRCAHCGVHLPRDRALNLQQQWYCSQAHLEQGPGSSDR is encoded by the coding sequence ATGCTTCGTTTATTGTTCTGGATTGCCCTGATTTTCGCTGCGATATGGTTGTGGCGTAAATTCAAGACCCCCGCCTCATCCGCACAATCTTCCCGCGAGCAAGACGCCGCGCCGATGGTGCGCTGTGCCCATTGCGGCGTGCACCTGCCCCGCGACCGCGCGCTGAACCTTCAACAACAGTGGTATTGCAGCCAGGCTCATCTTGAGCAAGGCCCTGGTTCCAGTGATCGCTGA
- the pgeF gene encoding peptidoglycan editing factor PgeF yields the protein MNWLTPDWPAPASVRACVTTREGGVSEAPFDSLNLGDHVDDRPEAVAENRRRLTDHFSIKPAWLQQVHGIAVAHADPSVVATADASWTATPGVACAAMTADCLPALFCDRAGTRVAAAHAGWRGLAAGVLEATLDTLDVPAEDVLVWLGPAIGPHAFEVGPEVREVFINQLPEAATAFVPSHNPGKFMADIYQLARLRLAVRGVTAVYGGGFCTVTDPRFFSYRRASRTGRFASLVWLTR from the coding sequence ATGAACTGGCTGACGCCGGACTGGCCTGCGCCGGCCAGCGTCAGGGCCTGTGTCACCACCCGCGAGGGTGGTGTCAGCGAGGCGCCGTTCGACAGCCTCAATCTGGGCGATCATGTTGATGACCGCCCGGAAGCAGTCGCCGAGAACCGCCGGCGTCTGACTGATCACTTCTCTATAAAGCCTGCCTGGTTGCAGCAAGTTCACGGGATTGCCGTGGCGCATGCTGATCCATCTGTCGTTGCGACAGCCGATGCCAGTTGGACTGCCACTCCTGGAGTTGCCTGTGCGGCAATGACGGCCGATTGTTTACCGGCATTGTTCTGCGACCGCGCCGGTACTCGCGTGGCAGCGGCGCATGCCGGTTGGCGTGGTCTGGCGGCGGGCGTCCTCGAAGCCACACTCGACACGCTCGATGTGCCGGCAGAAGACGTGTTGGTCTGGCTCGGTCCAGCGATAGGTCCGCATGCCTTTGAAGTCGGTCCGGAAGTTCGGGAAGTCTTTATCAATCAATTGCCCGAAGCGGCAACAGCCTTTGTCCCCAGTCACAATCCCGGCAAGTTCATGGCTGACATCTATCAGCTGGCGCGCCTGCGTCTGGCAGTTCGTGGTGTCACTGCGGTGTATGGCGGCGGTTTCTGTACCGTGACCGATCCGCGCTTCTTCTCTTACCGCCGTGCGTCGCGCACCGGTCGCTTTGCCTCCCTGGTTTGGCTCACCCGCTAA
- a CDS encoding sigma-54 dependent transcriptional regulator — protein MSPRQKVLIVDDEPDIRELLEITLGRMKLDTFSARNLGEAQALLQREAFDLCLTDMRLPDGTGLELVQHIQHRYPQLPVAMITAYGSLETAINALKAGAFDFLTKPVDLTRLRELVATALRMPAVGGVSVSIDRRLLGDSLPMRTLRKQIDKLARSQAPVYISGESGSGKELVARLIHEQGPRAGQPFVPVNCGAIPSELMESEFFGHRKGSFTGAIEDKPGLFQAAHGGTLFLDEVADLPLSMQVKLLRAIQEKAVRSVGGQQETVVDVRILCATHKDLDAEVATERFRQDLYYRLNVIELRVPSLRERRDDIEVLAAHMLQRLAKDTGQPAARLHPQALEALKNYRFPGNVRELENVLERAHTLCENRVIEAEDLRLSEGNCAADGAIADLTQIDNLEDYLESVERKLILQALEETRWNRTAAAQRLSLSFRSMRYRLKKLGLD, from the coding sequence ATGAGCCCACGGCAAAAAGTCCTCATCGTCGACGACGAACCGGATATCCGCGAACTCCTCGAAATCACCCTGGGAAGGATGAAACTCGACACCTTCAGCGCACGCAATCTTGGCGAAGCCCAAGCGTTGCTGCAGCGCGAGGCCTTTGACCTGTGCCTGACCGACATGCGCCTGCCCGACGGCACGGGGCTGGAACTGGTGCAGCACATCCAGCACCGTTATCCCCAGTTGCCGGTGGCGATGATTACCGCGTATGGCAGCCTCGAAACGGCGATCAACGCGCTGAAGGCCGGCGCGTTCGACTTTCTCACCAAGCCGGTGGATCTGACACGATTACGCGAACTGGTCGCAACAGCGCTGCGCATGCCGGCGGTGGGCGGCGTTTCTGTCTCGATTGATCGACGATTGCTTGGCGATTCATTACCGATGCGCACGCTGCGCAAACAAATCGACAAACTGGCTCGCAGTCAGGCACCGGTGTACATCAGCGGCGAATCCGGCAGCGGCAAAGAGTTGGTTGCGCGACTGATTCACGAACAAGGTCCGCGTGCCGGCCAACCGTTTGTACCGGTCAATTGCGGGGCGATTCCTTCGGAGCTGATGGAAAGCGAGTTTTTCGGTCATCGCAAAGGCAGTTTCACTGGCGCGATCGAGGACAAGCCGGGGCTGTTTCAGGCCGCACACGGCGGCACGTTATTTCTTGATGAAGTGGCAGACTTGCCACTCTCGATGCAGGTCAAGTTGCTGCGGGCGATTCAGGAAAAAGCCGTGCGCAGCGTTGGCGGCCAGCAGGAAACCGTGGTTGATGTACGAATACTCTGCGCCACGCACAAGGATCTCGATGCAGAAGTTGCCACCGAGCGTTTTCGCCAGGATCTGTATTACCGACTCAACGTGATTGAGTTGCGTGTACCGTCGCTGCGCGAGCGCCGCGATGACATTGAAGTGCTGGCGGCTCACATGCTCCAGCGCTTGGCCAAAGACACCGGGCAACCAGCTGCGCGCCTGCATCCGCAGGCGTTGGAAGCGCTGAAAAATTATCGCTTTCCGGGCAATGTGCGGGAATTGGAGAATGTTCTCGAACGCGCGCACACCTTGTGCGAGAACCGCGTGATCGAGGCTGAAGACCTGCGCTTGAGCGAAGGCAACTGCGCGGCGGATGGCGCGATTGCGGATTTGACACAGATCGACAATCTGGAGGATTACCTGGAGAGCGTCGAGCGCAAACTGATCCTGCAGGCGCTGGAGGAAACCCGCTGGAACCGCACGGCCGCGGCGCAACGGCTGAGTCTTTCATTCAGGTCGATGCGCTACAGACTGAAAAAACTCGGTCTGGATTGA
- the clpB gene encoding ATP-dependent chaperone ClpB, producing the protein MRIDRLTSKLQLALSDAQSLAVGHDHPAIEPAHLMQAMLEQQGGSIKPLLMQVGFDVNSLRKELTKELDQLPKIQNPTGDVNMSQDLARLLNQADRLAQQKGDQFISSELVLLAAMDENSKLGKLLLGQGVSKKALENAINNLRGGEAVNDANHEESRQALDKYTVDLTKRAEDGKLDPVIGRDDEIRRTIQVLQRRTKNNPVLIGEPGVGKTAIAEGLAQRIINGEVPDGLKGKRLLSLDMGALIAGAKYRGEFEERLKSLLNELSKQEGQIILFIDELHTMVGAGKGEGSMDAGNMLKPALARGELHCVGATTLNEYRQYIEKDAALERRFQKVLVDEPSEEDTIAILRGLKERYEVHHKVAITDGAIIAAAKLSHRYITDRQLPDKAIDLIDEAASRIRMEIDSKPEVLDRLERRLIQLKVESQALKKESDEAAMKRLEKLQEEIVRLEREYSDLEEIWNSEKAEVQGSAQIQQKIEQSRQELEAARRKGDLNRMAELQYGVIPDLERSLQMVDQHGKSENQLLRSKVTEEEIAEVVSKWTGIPVSKMLEGERDKLMKMESLLHKRVIGQEEAVVAVSNAVRRSRAGLSDPNRPSGSFMFLGPTGVGKTELCKALAEFLFDTEEAMVRIDMSEFMEKHSVARLIGAPPGYVGYEEGGYLTEAVRRKPYSVILLDEVEKAHPDVFNILLQVLEDGRLTDSHGRTVDFRNTVIVMTSNLGSSQIQELVGDREAQRAAVMDALTSHFRPEFINRVDEVVIFEPLARDQIAGITEIQLGRLRSRLAERELKLELSPEAMDKLIAVGYDPVYGARPLKRAIQRWIENPLAQLILSGHFMPGDTATGAVANDEIVFN; encoded by the coding sequence ATGCGTATAGACCGTTTAACCAGCAAACTACAGTTGGCCTTGTCCGACGCCCAGTCGTTGGCCGTCGGCCATGATCATCCGGCCATCGAGCCGGCGCACTTGATGCAGGCCATGCTTGAACAGCAGGGTGGTTCGATCAAACCCCTGTTGATGCAAGTCGGCTTTGACGTCAACAGCTTGCGAAAAGAGCTGACCAAAGAGCTCGACCAATTACCGAAAATCCAGAATCCGACTGGCGACGTCAACATGTCGCAGGATCTGGCGCGCCTGCTCAATCAGGCTGACCGTCTGGCTCAGCAGAAGGGCGACCAGTTCATTTCCAGCGAACTGGTGTTGCTCGCTGCTATGGACGAGAACAGCAAACTCGGCAAGTTGCTGCTCGGCCAGGGCGTGAGCAAGAAAGCCCTGGAAAATGCGATCAACAACCTGCGCGGTGGCGAAGCGGTTAACGACGCCAACCACGAAGAGTCGCGTCAGGCGTTGGACAAGTACACCGTCGACCTGACCAAGCGTGCCGAAGACGGCAAGCTCGATCCGGTGATCGGCCGTGACGATGAAATTCGCCGCACCATTCAGGTTCTGCAACGCCGGACCAAGAACAACCCGGTGCTGATCGGTGAGCCTGGCGTGGGTAAAACCGCGATCGCTGAAGGTCTGGCCCAGCGCATCATCAACGGCGAAGTGCCGGACGGCCTCAAGGGCAAGCGTTTGCTGTCGCTTGATATGGGCGCGCTGATTGCTGGGGCCAAGTACCGCGGTGAGTTCGAAGAGCGCCTGAAATCCCTGCTCAATGAACTGTCGAAGCAGGAAGGGCAGATCATTCTGTTCATCGACGAATTGCACACCATGGTCGGCGCCGGTAAAGGCGAAGGCTCGATGGATGCCGGCAATATGCTCAAGCCAGCCCTGGCGCGCGGCGAGTTGCACTGTGTCGGCGCGACCACGCTGAACGAGTACCGCCAATATATAGAGAAGGACGCGGCCCTCGAACGACGCTTCCAGAAAGTGCTGGTGGATGAGCCGAGTGAAGAAGACACCATCGCGATCCTGCGTGGCCTCAAGGAGCGTTACGAGGTTCACCACAAGGTCGCGATCACTGACGGCGCGATCATTGCGGCGGCCAAGCTCAGCCATCGTTACATCACTGATCGGCAGTTGCCGGACAAGGCCATCGACCTGATCGACGAGGCTGCCAGCCGTATCCGCATGGAGATCGACTCCAAGCCGGAAGTGCTTGATCGTCTGGAGCGTCGCCTGATTCAGTTGAAGGTCGAATCACAGGCGCTGAAGAAAGAAAGCGATGAAGCGGCGATGAAGCGCCTGGAAAAGCTCCAGGAAGAAATCGTTCGTCTTGAGCGCGAGTACTCGGATCTGGAAGAAATCTGGAACTCGGAAAAAGCCGAGGTACAGGGTTCTGCGCAGATTCAGCAGAAGATCGAACAGTCCCGTCAGGAGCTGGAAGCCGCACGCCGTAAAGGTGATCTGAACCGCATGGCCGAGTTGCAGTACGGGGTGATCCCTGATCTGGAACGCAGCCTGCAAATGGTCGACCAGCACGGCAAGAGCGAAAACCAGTTACTGCGCAGCAAGGTCACTGAAGAAGAGATCGCTGAAGTCGTGTCGAAGTGGACGGGCATTCCGGTGTCGAAAATGCTCGAAGGCGAGCGCGACAAGCTGATGAAGATGGAAAGCCTGTTGCACAAGCGCGTGATCGGTCAGGAAGAAGCGGTCGTGGCGGTTTCCAATGCGGTGCGTCGTTCCCGCGCCGGGCTGTCTGACCCGAATCGTCCAAGCGGCTCGTTCATGTTCCTGGGCCCGACCGGTGTCGGTAAAACCGAGCTGTGCAAGGCGCTGGCCGAATTCCTCTTTGATACTGAAGAGGCGATGGTGCGGATCGACATGTCCGAGTTCATGGAGAAACATTCCGTGGCTCGTTTGATCGGTGCGCCACCGGGATACGTCGGTTACGAAGAGGGCGGTTATCTGACCGAAGCCGTACGGCGCAAGCCTTACTCGGTGATCCTGCTGGACGAGGTCGAGAAGGCGCATCCGGATGTGTTCAACATCTTGCTGCAAGTGCTTGAGGATGGTCGTCTGACCGACAGCCACGGACGTACGGTGGACTTCCGCAATACCGTGATCGTCATGACCTCGAACCTCGGTTCGTCGCAGATTCAGGAGCTGGTGGGTGATCGTGAGGCCCAGCGTGCAGCGGTGATGGATGCGCTGACTTCGCATTTCCGTCCGGAGTTCATCAACCGGGTCGACGAAGTGGTGATCTTCGAGCCTCTGGCACGGGATCAGATCGCGGGCATTACCGAGATCCAGTTGGGCCGTCTGCGCAGTCGTCTGGCCGAGCGTGAGCTGAAGCTGGAGCTGAGCCCGGAAGCGATGGACAAGTTGATTGCTGTCGGTTACGACCCGGTCTATGGCGCACGTCCTTTGAAACGGGCGATCCAGCGCTGGATCGAAAACCCGCTGGCGCAGTTGATCCTGTCGGGTCACTTCATGCCAGGCGATACGGCGACCGGTGCCGTTGCGAACGACGAAATCGTTTTCAACTGA
- a CDS encoding PAS domain-containing sensor histidine kinase, whose translation MIAEAANADSKQAQRLLRLYHLYRLSVGITLVLLISSNMDNRLLTSANDDLLRGGSWLYLVLNILLVVFLENTRRPAQLFSLALVDVLLLCGLFFAAGGVASAFGNLLVVSVAISNTLLRRRIGLLIAAIAALGIVALSFLLSFSHPLSANEYLQAGTLGALCFAASLLVQGLIRRLEVSETLAEQRASEVVGLEALNALILQRMRTGILVLDEQRRVQLANHSAQTLLAQSHLQGHLIDDYSPALVDRLQLWMNNPTLRPQSLKIPGNGLELQPSFIALKQSPNQQTLVFLEDLAQIAQQAQQLKLAALGRLTAGISHEIRNPLGAISHAAQLLGESEELDGADRRLTQIIQDHSQRMNRVIENVLQLSRRQQSAPQRLDLKPWLENFVAESREQATERQQIHLRINSGDFTTLMDPNQLTQILDNLVRNGWRHSALLHEHAEVWLSLFMDLDSQLAVLEVQDNGPGVALDEQAHLFEPFFTTSSQGTGLGLYLSRELCESNQARLDFKSRQGGGCFRITFAHGRKQS comes from the coding sequence GTGATCGCTGAGGCCGCCAACGCCGACAGCAAACAGGCTCAGCGTCTGCTGCGCCTTTATCATCTCTACCGTTTAAGTGTCGGCATCACGCTGGTGCTGCTGATCTCCAGCAACATGGACAACCGCCTGCTGACGTCGGCCAACGACGATCTGCTGCGCGGCGGCAGTTGGCTGTATCTGGTGCTGAACATTCTTCTGGTAGTGTTTCTTGAAAACACCCGGCGGCCCGCGCAACTGTTCAGCTTGGCCCTTGTCGATGTGCTGCTGCTGTGCGGTTTGTTCTTTGCGGCGGGCGGAGTCGCCAGCGCCTTCGGCAATTTGCTGGTGGTCTCGGTGGCGATCAGCAACACCCTGCTGCGCCGACGCATCGGCCTGCTGATTGCTGCTATTGCAGCGCTTGGCATTGTGGCCCTGAGCTTCCTGTTGAGTTTCAGTCATCCGCTGAGCGCCAATGAATACTTGCAAGCGGGCACCCTCGGTGCTTTGTGTTTTGCTGCCTCGTTACTGGTGCAGGGGCTGATCCGGCGTCTTGAAGTCAGTGAAACCCTGGCTGAGCAGCGGGCCAGCGAAGTGGTCGGCCTGGAAGCCCTCAATGCGCTGATCCTGCAACGCATGCGCACCGGGATTCTGGTGCTCGACGAACAGCGCCGCGTCCAACTGGCCAATCACAGCGCCCAGACCTTGCTCGCGCAGTCGCACCTTCAAGGCCATTTGATCGACGATTATTCACCCGCGCTAGTCGATCGCCTGCAATTGTGGATGAACAACCCGACCCTGCGCCCGCAAAGCCTGAAAATCCCCGGCAACGGCCTGGAACTGCAGCCAAGCTTCATCGCCCTCAAACAGAGCCCCAATCAACAGACACTGGTGTTTCTCGAAGACCTCGCACAAATCGCCCAACAGGCCCAACAACTGAAACTCGCCGCGCTCGGGCGCCTGACCGCCGGTATCTCTCACGAAATTCGCAATCCGCTGGGGGCCATCAGTCACGCCGCACAGCTATTGGGGGAATCCGAGGAACTCGATGGCGCGGATCGGCGTCTGACGCAGATCATTCAAGATCACTCCCAACGCATGAACCGAGTCATCGAAAACGTCCTGCAACTGTCCCGTCGCCAGCAAAGCGCGCCGCAACGGCTGGATCTAAAGCCGTGGCTGGAAAACTTTGTCGCCGAAAGCCGCGAACAGGCCACCGAGCGCCAGCAGATTCATCTGCGGATCAACTCGGGCGACTTCACCACCCTGATGGACCCCAACCAACTCACGCAAATTCTCGACAATCTGGTACGCAACGGCTGGCGCCACAGCGCCCTGCTGCATGAGCATGCTGAAGTCTGGCTGTCCCTGTTCATGGATCTCGACAGCCAACTGGCAGTGCTCGAAGTGCAGGACAACGGCCCCGGCGTGGCGCTCGATGAACAGGCTCATCTGTTCGAACCGTTCTTCACCACCAGCAGCCAAGGCACCGGCCTTGGGCTTTATCTGTCCCGTGAGCTGTGCGAAAGCAACCAGGCGCGCCTAGACTTCAAATCACGCCAAGGCGGCGGCTGCTTTCGCATCACCTTTGCTCACGGACGGAAACAAAGTTGA
- a CDS encoding outer membrane protein assembly factor BamD, which yields MQVKHLLLIAILALTAACSSKEVVDENLSEAELYQQAQTDLDNNSYTSATAKLKALESRYPFGRYADQAQLELIYANYKNAEPEAAKSAAERFIRLHPQHPNVDYAYYLKGLTSFDQDVGLLARFLPLDMTKRDPGAARDSYNEFAQLTSRYPNSRYAPDAKQRMIYLRNLLAAYEIHVADYYLTRQAYVAAANRGRYVVENFQETPSVGDGLAVMTEAYQRLHLDELAASSLETLKLNYPNHPSLQDGQFVPRVAEADNRSFLSKATLGLIESRPPLPPGETRANQDVQKQFQDAKDAIPNELKPKDENGDVIEEPEPESSDTDRSWFSYMTFGVFD from the coding sequence ATGCAAGTGAAACACCTGCTGCTGATCGCCATCCTCGCATTGACCGCTGCTTGCTCATCGAAGGAAGTCGTAGACGAAAACCTCAGCGAAGCCGAGCTGTATCAGCAGGCTCAGACTGACCTGGACAACAACAGCTACACCAGCGCCACAGCGAAGCTGAAGGCTCTGGAGTCGCGTTATCCGTTCGGTCGCTACGCCGATCAGGCACAGCTGGAGCTGATCTACGCCAACTATAAAAACGCCGAACCGGAAGCTGCCAAGTCCGCCGCCGAGCGTTTCATTCGTTTGCATCCGCAGCACCCGAACGTGGATTACGCGTATTACTTGAAAGGTCTGACTTCTTTCGACCAGGACGTCGGCCTGCTGGCGCGCTTCCTGCCGCTGGACATGACCAAGCGTGACCCGGGCGCTGCCCGCGACTCCTACAACGAGTTCGCCCAGCTGACCAGTCGCTATCCGAACAGCCGCTACGCGCCGGACGCCAAGCAGCGCATGATTTACCTGCGCAACCTGCTGGCGGCCTACGAAATCCACGTGGCCGACTACTACCTGACCCGTCAGGCGTACGTTGCTGCCGCCAACCGTGGCCGTTATGTCGTGGAAAACTTCCAGGAAACCCCATCGGTCGGCGACGGCCTGGCGGTGATGACCGAAGCCTACCAGCGTCTGCACCTGGACGAACTGGCGGCCAGCAGCCTGGAAACCCTGAAGCTCAACTACCCGAACCACCCGAGCCTGCAAGATGGCCAGTTCGTGCCAAGGGTTGCTGAAGCTGATAACCGTTCGTTCCTGAGCAAGGCAACGTTGGGTCTGATCGAATCGCGTCCACCGCTGCCGCCGGGAGAGACCCGCGCCAACCAGGACGTGCAGAAGCAGTTCCAGGATGCGAAAGACGCGATCCCGAACGAGCTCAAGCCTAAAGACGAGAACGGTGACGTGATCGAGGAGCCGGAGCCTGAGTCGAGCGACACCGACCGCTCCTGGTTCAGCTACATGACTTTCGGCGTGTTCGACTGA
- the rluD gene encoding 23S rRNA pseudouridine(1911/1915/1917) synthase RluD, whose product MSDKIELRAEVPSELGGQRLDQVAAQLFAEHSRSRLSAWIKEGRLTVDGAVIRPRDIVHGGAILELTAEQEAQGEWIAQDIELDIVYEDDDILVINKPAGLVVHPAAGHADGTLLNALLHHVPDIINVPRAGIVHRLDKDTTGLMVVAKTIQAQTKLVTQLQSRSVSRIYECIVIGVVTAGGKINAPIGRHGQQRQRMAVMEGGKPAVSHYRVLERFRSHTHVRVKLETGRTHQIRVHMAHINFPLVGDPAYGGRFRIPPAANLNMVETLKNFPRQALHARFLELDHPTSGERMSWESPLPEDFVWLLTLLKQDREAFVG is encoded by the coding sequence ATGTCCGATAAAATTGAACTTCGCGCAGAGGTGCCGTCCGAATTGGGCGGCCAACGCCTCGATCAAGTCGCTGCCCAACTCTTCGCAGAGCATTCCCGCTCGCGCCTTTCCGCCTGGATCAAAGAAGGTCGCCTGACTGTGGACGGGGCGGTCATCCGTCCTCGCGACATCGTGCATGGCGGTGCCATCCTTGAGCTGACTGCCGAGCAGGAAGCCCAGGGCGAGTGGATCGCCCAGGACATCGAGCTCGACATCGTCTATGAAGATGACGACATTCTGGTGATCAACAAGCCTGCGGGCCTGGTGGTGCATCCGGCTGCCGGTCACGCCGATGGCACCTTGCTCAACGCCTTGCTGCACCACGTGCCAGACATTATCAATGTTCCGCGCGCCGGTATCGTGCATCGTCTGGACAAGGACACCACCGGTTTGATGGTGGTGGCCAAGACCATTCAGGCGCAGACAAAGCTTGTGACTCAATTGCAGAGTCGCAGCGTGAGCCGGATCTACGAGTGCATCGTGATTGGCGTAGTGACCGCCGGCGGCAAGATCAACGCCCCGATTGGCCGTCACGGTCAGCAGCGCCAGCGCATGGCGGTGATGGAAGGCGGCAAACCAGCCGTCAGTCACTACCGCGTGCTGGAGCGTTTCCGTTCCCACACCCATGTACGGGTGAAACTGGAAACCGGTCGTACTCACCAGATCCGCGTACACATGGCGCACATCAACTTCCCGTTGGTCGGCGATCCTGCGTATGGCGGTCGTTTCCGCATTCCGCCTGCTGCGAACCTGAACATGGTCGAAACCCTCAAGAACTTCCCGCGGCAGGCCCTGCACGCGCGTTTCCTTGAGCTCGATCACCCGACGAGCGGTGAGCGCATGAGTTGGGAATCGCCGTTGCCGGAAGATTTCGTCTGGCTGCTGACCCTGCTCAAGCAGGATCGCGAGGCCTTCGTCGGATGA
- a CDS encoding methyl-accepting chemotaxis protein, translated as MLLRQLNIAPRAALGFALIAVLVALLGVFALGQMSSIRDSEVAVENQWLPSIRGGDEIRELMLRIRTISLRMALDQDPNNIATYRSQMDTRDKELSEKIAAYDKLVNTAEGQQVYDQFKKTFAAYRTGIAQSFTLAEQGKRDELTKLLLVDMKTVVDGSGKQLSDLADLFARQVAAESEKSAAHYETSRTIVSVFIALAALATVALAMLLTRSIVRPLSSAVSAAESVAQGDLTRPIETHGNDEVSRLLKALATMQQNLRETLQGISGSATQLATAADELSAVTLDSTQGLQQQNNEIEQAATAVNQMTTAVEEVARNAVSTSDATRQSSESAHLGQARVSETATAINALASDVQHTGELVQSLANQSQDIGKVLDVIRAIAEQTNLLALNAAIEAARAGESGRGFAVVADEVRALAYRTQQSTQEIEQMVQGMRSGSSLALDSMQASAARATTTLALAERAGEALETITASVHEIHERNLVIASAAEEQAQVAREVDRNLVNIRDLSVRSAAGADQTSASSHELSKLANALQGMVRRFQL; from the coding sequence ATGTTGCTTCGTCAGTTGAATATTGCTCCCCGGGCTGCCTTGGGGTTTGCCCTGATCGCGGTATTAGTGGCATTGCTTGGCGTGTTTGCGCTGGGGCAGATGTCGAGCATCCGTGACAGTGAGGTAGCGGTAGAAAACCAGTGGTTGCCGAGCATCCGTGGTGGCGACGAGATCCGCGAATTGATGCTGCGCATTCGTACCATCTCTTTGCGCATGGCGCTGGATCAAGACCCCAACAACATCGCGACCTACCGCAGCCAGATGGACACCCGCGACAAGGAATTGAGCGAGAAAATCGCCGCGTACGACAAACTGGTCAACACCGCGGAGGGTCAGCAGGTCTATGACCAGTTCAAAAAGACCTTCGCCGCGTACCGCACTGGAATCGCTCAATCCTTCACGCTGGCCGAGCAGGGCAAGCGTGACGAACTGACCAAGCTGCTGCTGGTAGACATGAAAACCGTGGTCGACGGTTCCGGCAAACAACTCAGCGATCTGGCCGATTTGTTCGCCAGACAGGTCGCCGCTGAAAGCGAGAAGTCCGCAGCGCACTATGAAACATCGCGCACTATCGTCAGCGTGTTCATCGCGCTGGCTGCACTGGCCACAGTCGCGCTGGCGATGCTTTTGACCCGCAGCATCGTCCGCCCCTTGAGCAGCGCTGTCAGCGCCGCTGAAAGCGTCGCCCAAGGCGATCTGACCCGGCCGATCGAAACCCACGGCAACGATGAGGTCAGCCGCTTGCTCAAGGCGCTGGCGACCATGCAGCAGAATCTTCGCGAAACGCTGCAAGGCATCAGCGGCTCGGCCACGCAGTTGGCCACTGCTGCCGACGAACTCAGTGCGGTGACGCTCGACAGTACGCAGGGTTTGCAGCAGCAGAACAACGAAATCGAACAGGCTGCCACCGCAGTCAACCAGATGACCACAGCAGTGGAAGAGGTCGCACGCAATGCGGTATCGACCTCTGACGCCACCCGTCAGTCGAGTGAATCAGCGCATCTGGGCCAGGCGCGCGTCAGCGAAACCGCCACCGCCATCAATGCACTGGCCAGCGATGTGCAGCACACCGGTGAACTGGTGCAGTCGTTGGCTAATCAGTCGCAGGACATCGGCAAAGTGCTGGATGTGATCCGCGCGATTGCCGAGCAGACCAATCTGTTGGCGCTGAACGCAGCCATTGAAGCGGCGCGGGCCGGCGAGAGCGGGCGTGGTTTTGCCGTCGTCGCCGATGAAGTGCGAGCACTGGCTTATCGCACGCAGCAATCGACTCAAGAGATCGAGCAAATGGTGCAGGGCATGCGCAGTGGTTCGAGCCTGGCGCTGGACTCGATGCAGGCCAGTGCCGCCCGAGCCACGACCACGCTGGCGTTGGCAGAGCGTGCCGGTGAGGCGCTGGAAACCATCACCGCCTCGGTGCATGAAATCCATGAGCGCAATCTGGTGATCGCCAGCGCTGCTGAAGAACAAGCGCAAGTCGCGCGCGAAGTGGACCGTAATCTGGTGAACATTC